A region of the Salvelinus namaycush isolate Seneca chromosome 13, SaNama_1.0, whole genome shotgun sequence genome:
AGAGTGTTAACGTTGTTTTCAAGACAAAATGTAACTTACCTGATCGGGCAGCCACAAAGCACATTCCACCAAATAGTTTCAGtattagatttttaaaaaaatatctggtTAAAGATCGAGCTTTGACATCTGTGCGCATACTGGAGTACTCAGTTACTCATGCCTATCCCTACTAAGCTAAACTTGCAGTCGCACACCAGAGAAATTTAAATAGGCCTATGAAAACCTTAAGTACTTTAAGAACTTAATGCAAACAGCAGATTTGATATGAATTTGCTTCTAAAATCCAATTGAAATGGATGGAAATTTACTTTTTTTTaccaaagcttttactatctgtAAACTACTCATGAATGTGCCATATGTTTGCCATTGTAGCCTACAAGATTCAGCTGATTTTGCCATAGCTCTGATTACATTGATTTTCCTACTGGATTTTGCTCCTCAGACAAATTAAGGTTAATCGGGGGCATATAATTTTCTGTTCTGACTATTTTACGGTACTATCTTTGCAAAAAAAGGACAATAGAAATATAAGATTTGTAATATGATGAAAAATAGGTGTTTATCTGAATGAACCTCGTTCTTCTGTCTCAGAAATGTTCCTGTACATTCTTGGACTGGTGGCTTTTTGGTTTGTGTTCCGCTGGTACAGGGAACTCGCAAGAGTACCCAATAAAGGACAGAAATATGTCTACATCACTGGCTGTGATTCTGGATTTGGGAACCTTCTGGCCAGACATCTGGACAAGCTGGGCTTCCGTGTGATCGCAGCCTGTTACACTGAGAAGGGGGAGGATGAACTGAAGAAGGTCTCTTCTGAACGATTGAACACAGTCCACCTGGATGTCGTCAGCACTGATAGTGTCAGCAATGCAACAGCATTCATCAAAACCTTGGTTGGGGAGAAGGGTGAGTGTCCTTGAAGACCAGTTTAGCCAAACTCTTGTAAAAATTGCCTCTTAAGACTTTTCTGGCTAAATTGGGGGAAGCGTTTTGTATTAAAAATATCCAAGTATCTAGGCCGACTACTGGTCTACTCATTCATTCTACTACCATGAGTCAGTGTCAACCGTTGCTATGGAATTTACAACCATAAACAACAAGTTAACCCAACATCTCAGAACACACCTTCTCACTGAAAGAGACCTCACTCCCACATGTGACAACTGGCATGTAACCACTTGTTGACACCTGTAGGCATGGAATGTTTTCCTCCATCCTTCATTGTGACTGCTGCCTGTGTCTTGCTGTGGCTGTGATGTTGGTACTTAACTATGCCCTACTTTCATGCTGTTTCAGGTCTGTGGGCTGTGGTGAACAATGCTGGAGTCTCTGTACCATCTGGTCCCTGTGATTGGATGACCGTCGACGACTACAAGTCCATGCTGGACGTGAACCTCATTGGAGTCATTGGTGTGACTCTAAGTGTCCTGCCCCTCATCAAGAAGGCCAGGGGCAGGGTGGTGAATGTGGCCAGCGTGTTTGGGAGGATAAGCGCCTTCGGGGGTCCCTACTGTGTGTCAAAATATGGAGTGGAGGCTTTCAATGATAGTCTACGGTGAGAGGCCCTGTTTTTTGTCTCAGCATATACTGTATCACGCTTATTTGAATTAGAAACTGAGTAGTGATGCTCAGAGCATTTTTTTTCTATGGCTCCAACTTCATATGAATACTGTAATGCAGACGTATTCATGTTTGTTGTGGCATATTCTTGTTTTTGAATTCCAGGATGAACATGTCAGCTTTTGGAGTTAAAGTCCTGTGTCTGGAACCAGGATTTTTCAAAACAAGCGTGACTGATCTACATCTCCTGAGAAAAAATGTCAAGACATTGTGGGACAAATTGCCTGAAGAAATCAAAGATCAATATGGACATGATTACCCAGAGAGAggtaacatttattttatttttttacatgctGTAATATGATAGATGCAAATAGGATTGTCGTAACCTGTGTGACAGAATGACAAACACTCCAAGAACAAATTGACAAGGATTGCCCAGAGCAAGTGAACTGAGCAGTCAGACAAgttcagcctgcctgcctgcctttgacctagACCTCAAACAGTCAGACATACAATTTATTCATTGTGTTCCAAGATGTTGAAATCAGCTTGTTGATGGAGGCAAAACCTTTCTTCCAGCAAATGTTACATTGGAGAAGAATGTTGCGACGTTGCTGGATGGGGACCTGATGAAGGTTGTGAGCTGCATGGAGCACGCCATCTCTGCTGTCCACCCTCGTACCCGCTACTCACCTGGCTGGGATGCCAAGTTCTTATGGTTGCCTATGTCCTACCTGCCAACTTGGATCGCAGACAAAATGCTCTTAAAAGATATGGCCAACCCAACAGGATCTATTCTTTAATGTTAATGGTTCTCTGACCGAATGTAGGAGAAAGTCTTTATTTACACCcacaggagaagaagaaaaatgtTATTGGAAAAAGTGTATAGCATGGGATTCAACCAATGAATGGGGAAAAAAACACTAATTTGTTTTCAAACTTAAACAGAGTTGTGAATTGCATTTTGTCTAATCACATTTGGATTTGTCCTGTCTGTTTCCCTGGTCTGATAATAAAACCAATGGAGAGATTTTCAGTAGTTCAAATGAAGCGGTGGTTGCATTGAGTCCATTTGATACATACAGTAAGTGATATTCTGTCTCTGTTAGAACTATTAGCTTAAACCCTAGCTCACTGTATGACTTGCAGCAAATTCTTCCTATCAAAAAGCAAACTCTTACAGTGCAACAAATTCCTGATCAAAATATGTTTACTCTGATATACCTGTGACTTGCTACCATTAGTTCCAACTAAGGAATCCGAAATAATTATTGCAAAAAGATTTGTAAAATTCAGATCTTTTTTTCTGTTCAGCTAAATTCTcaatttagattcttcaaagtagccaccctttgccttgatgacagctttgcacactcttggcattctctcaaccagcttcatgaggtagccacctggaaggcatttcaattaacaggggtgccttgttaatttgcgaaatttctttccttaatacgtttgagacaatcagttgtgttgtgacaaggtaggggtggtatacagaagatagccctatttggttaacgaccaagtccatattatggcaagaacagctcaaataagcaaagggaaatgacagtccatcattactttaagacatgaaggtcagtcaatctggaacatttaaagaactttgaaagtttcttcaagtccaATTgcgaaaaccatcaagcgctatgatgaaactggctctcatgagtaccaccacatgaaaggaagacccagagtcacctctgctgcagaggataagttcattagacttaccagcctcagaaattgcagcccaaataaatgcttcacagagttcaagtaacagacacatctcaacatcaactgttcagaggagactgcgtgaatcaggccttcatggtcgaattgctgcaaagaaaccactactaaaggacaccaataagaagaagagacttgcttgggccaagaaacacaagcaatggacattcgaccggtggaaatctgtcctttggtctgatgagtcccaatgtgagatttttggttccaaccgccatgtctttgtgagatgcggagtaggtgaatggatgatctctgcatgtgtgtttcccaccgtgaagtatggaggaggtggtgtgatagtgttggggtgcattgctggtgacactctttgtgatttatttagaaatcaaggcacacttaaccagcatggctaccacagcattctgcagtgatacgccatctcatctggtttgcgcttagtgggactatcatttgtttttctgtaggacaatgacccaacacacttccaggctgtggaagggctatttgaccaagaaggagagtgatggagtgctgcatcagatgatctggcctcctcaatcacccgacctcaaccaattgacatggttttggatgagttggactgcggagtgaaggaaaagcagccaacaagtgctcagcatttgtgggaactcctgcaagactgttggaaaagcattccaggtgaatctggttgatagaatgccaagagtgtgcaaagctgtcatcaaggcaaagggtggctactttgaagactataaaatatattttgatttgtttaacacttttttggttactacatgattccatatgtgttatttcatagttttgatatcttcagtattattctacaatgtagaaaatagtaaaaataaagactggtactgtatgtcatataaaaAGCTGTGAGCACCTTGCAGCCAACTGTGCTGATGATCAGGTGCATTGCTGCATGTGATTATGACAAAACAATAATAGAATCCTTCAGCTGTGTACCAGTTCTATGAGTAAGATAGAAGAGGATTATGAAGTTGGAGGACACACAAGCAATAGCATTATGAAAATAAAGTAAGGAATAATATTGTAGGCCTATGCTCTAAACACTGAGCTATTGTCTAATTTTGAAGACTCATTATTTTTGAAACAGCCTTTTCCACTTTGTCGTTACTGTTGTGGTGTTTTTATTATACTGGCAAACACGTAAACTATTCAAATGAACGAGCAATTAGACTCAGCTTTCTCTGGTGTAAGTGCTTTGAAGAAGGGAAAAAATGTGTTACTGAAGAAATACCATTATATAACTGAAATGACTCCTTATAGGTCTTCCCTGTGGTCTCTGAAGAGAATATCTGGTAGATTTTTCTCAGGTGAGATTGATACATTTCCTTGtctgttataaaaaaaaaaaatgttttattacatTGCAATAAATGTATTCTGAAATAAAACATATATCTTTTTTGGTCTGTTTTAGGCAATCCTATCACATTTTGCCCTATCTTCCACACTAACTTCAGTTACAGCCATAGCCATCGCCTGGTTTATTAGAGATTCTTTCAAAATGGAAGATTTTGATAAGAAACATGTCTTTATCACGGTGATAGCAGATTTGGATATTTGGTGGCAAGTCGGCTTGACCGAAAGGGGTTTCATGTAATATCCCCATGTCTCACGGAGAAAGGTGGCTCGGATTTGAAGGCTGTGGCCTCTCCCAGACTGAACACAGTTCTGTTCAGGGGGTGGATAGGGTGCCAGTCAGAGTCAAGCACTGGGAGAGATAAAAACGAGATAGGGGTGGTTGACTACCTCGCAACCCTCTAACTGACCTATAAATCTGCATATTTTCAAACCACTGTCACCCTGAGAGCTGCCGAGGAAACATCTAGAATACCTGCATTAACATGGACACAGTGATGACAAACTTTTGTGAGTCATCCGCTAAGTTCGTTCTGCATTACAGAAATTATCTATGGGATTTTAATTAGATGCCTAATTGCGATATTCATGCTTTAATGTCATGCTTTAAACTATTTCCTTCCAATGAAGACTAAAACATATTGATTTATGGCTGTCCCAAGCTTTGAAGTACCACTTCTATACATAGACCACATAAACCCTATAGAATGAAATATATGTGGTGCAAGATCCACAAGCATGCCATGTATCCTTTAACACTTTTTCACAAGCAGATTAAACGGAATGGAAGATTTATAAAAGGTTTGCTGCATACATCCAGCTGAGATTATAGTAGATTTAAAATATCTGGTTAAAGATTAATTGCCATTTGACATTCCCAGAATTCAACAAACTATTGATGGGACACAGGTTTCACTAGGGGGCATCAATGTAGGATtacatgtacactgaacaaaaatataaatggaaccatttcaaagattttactgagttacagttcatataaggaaatcagactaaataataataataaataaattaggccctaatctatggatttcacatgactgggaatacagatatgcatctgttggtcacagatacctttaaaaaagtaggggtgtggatcagaaaaccagtcagtatctggtgtgaccgctATTTGCCTCGTGCAGCGCGGCACATCTCCATCACAGAGTTaatcaggttgttgattgtggcatgtgaaatgttgtcccactcctcttcaatggctgtccgaagttgctggatatcggtgggaactggaacatgctgtcatatgcaggccatggaagaactgggacattttcaacttccatgaattgtgtacagatcctttcaACAtggattatcatgctgaaacatgaggtgatggctaCGGATGAATGGCAGGACAATGGGCCTAAGGACATCATCAAGGAATCTCTGTGCAatcaaattgccattgattaaatgcaattgtgtttgttgtccgtagcttatgcctgcccataccataaccccgctGCCATCATGGTGAACTCTGTCCACATCAGCAAACCACGTGCCCGCACGATGCCATACATGCTATCTGCCCGGtgcagttgaaactgggattcatctgtgaagagcacacttctccattgtgacagtggccatcaaaggtgaccattttcccactgaagtcggttacgactccgaactgcagtcaggtcaagaccctggtgaggacgacaagcacgcagatgagcttccctgagacggtttctgacagtttgtgcagagattcttcggttgtgcaaacccacagtcttttatcagctgtccgggtggctggtctcggatgatcctgcaggtgaagaagctggatatggaggtcctgggctggcatggttacacgtggtatgcagttgtgaggccggttgaacgtactgccaaattctctcaaATTAAGTTGggggtggcttatggtagataaatgaacatcaaatctggcaacagctctggtggacattcctgcagtcagcatgccaattgcacactccctcaaaactgcacattttagagtggccttatcCCCGGCACAAGGTGCCCTTGTGTAAtaattatgctgtttaatcagccacagtcaggtggctggattattTTGGCGAAGaataaatgttcactaacagggatgtaaacaattgTGTGTACAAActtggagagaaataagctttttgtgcgtatggaacatttctgggatcttttatttcatctcatgaaacatgggaccaacactttacatgttgcatttatatttttgttcagtacagtagaaaCCTTCTCTGTGTGGAAAATACTTtgtttctacatttattttactAAACAGTTGCAATGTACAGGGTTGTGTAGGTTACTAAGTTTttttttcaagatgattgacCAGAGCAGTTTTGTATAACCCATTGGGCCGGATTAAAAGTGAATTTACTTTGTAAGACTTCATAGTTTGAACTTCATAGCATTCCCAGGAGGCATGGATTATTGcatcattgttagttttacacttaagacatgactctgccgttgtgctatggaatttgtgattttttttgtcTCGTGTAATAAATTCAATAccttagtttatactggattaagcgtacattttcgTTAACTAATTTCgttagttatgttccaacattccctccatctcgtgccaatatcagttattattaagtcttggttccaatagttaaAATAgttttctaagagattgtcagcTGGATAGGCTCTCTGCAAAGTTTTGTATATCTTACCTATCATATGAACATCATTTCctgactcaaataggattccctcaaggttgctctgatgtccaaaagatttcaaatcaaaatgtattgattTGAAACTTTTAAGTatcatgtatttgaaaatatcttggtcagtccaaaattgctttttaattctgtcatggaaataaatcAACCCTGGCAGTGTACCTTTCATACACatatttctctctacctctctgagTCAGGTTTCTGGGGACTGATCAACAACGCTGGGAGGACCACACCTATAGGCCCCACTGAATGGATGCAGTTGGAGGACTTCCGGAGGTTCTGGATGTGAATTTAATAGGTCTGATTGAAGTGACCCTGAAGTTCCTCCCACTCTTAAAGAAGGCTCAAGGAAGCGTGGTCAATGTTGCCAGTATCCTGGGGGAGGCTTTCCCTCAATGGAGGAGACTACTGTCTATCCAAGTATGGTGTGGAGGCCTTATCTGACAGCCTTGGGTACTGTGACATTGTTTTACATTACATTAAACTCTGTAAACTACAGATTGATTTCTGAGCATTTTATTATGGAACTGTAACTGTGCAATGCTAGTtagagatatacactgagtataccaaacattaggaataccttcctgatattgagtggtctcaaggcttaaacatctttaacctgtctccttcatctacactgattgaagtggatttaacaagtgaaatcaataagagatcgtagctttcacctggattcacctggtcagtctatgtcatggaaagagcaggtgttcttaatgtgttgtgttattcATAGATTTAAGCATGTATTAGCTACATAACTAAGCTGCCTGCTTTTATGTTCAGGCGGGATTCGCAGAATTTTGGTGTCAAAGTGAGGCTGGACCTTATTGAAGCAGACCACCAGAGACTGTGGAACCGTCTTCCTGAGGAGGTCAAGCACTCATATAGACCCAACTTCTTTGACGAATATgagtagatactgtatgtttttaAAATAGTTTAGTTTTAGTTTAGTTTTAGTTTATTAaatttatttttacagggacagtgcacattaatcaacgtttcagtaaaagtgccggttttagccagccggcttattttcaaccgcagtccctgggcaggacattaaaaacaattacaatatagacaatcattgagcagtgagcacacgcagagcaacataggacaagcaagacatagcatacagacagagcaacataggacaagcaagacgtagcatacagacagagcaacatagcagcaagacaaaattcataaaagcaacaaagtgtttccacacctcacaagctacagacaacagacaacatggaaagcggcaatacacagctagggattatgttcacaaatctgattgacctttagccatgtcttcatgcattttgtgaaagtgtgatatgtggtgtagttatgtgtgtctgatggcagtgtattccagacatgggaagctctcacagagaaagcggatttactaaaggtgcttttcctttaagggaactatacagtcacctctcatggcagaccttgtggaaacctcccttatgatgaagacaggttgagtgtcatttactagcactgagcccaagaaaccagtggagagGTTCTGTGTCaataccctgacagagtcaataaagtaggaattgaaggctattgctatttcgactgcatcctgtgttagattgttattcaccatgatttctagtctttttgcagtgttactatggtctttccctgttaacttttttagattctcccagatcaattttgaatttccctttgcttcaccaattatgtaaataaaaaagtttgcctgtCAATACATGTCATTACAATGCAGAAACATTCATGTCTGTCTCTCATCCATTTCCCGTagtctacagtatattacagatGTAAAAGCTCCTGATTTCTCCCTTTGTCTCCTGTGCAGTTCAGACATCTCCAAAGTGACCAGTTGCATGTCCTTACAGCTCGCCACCCACGGACGCGCGACTCACCTCATGTTGATACTACATAGATTATCAATGGTGTATGTAGTGCAAATAGGGAATAATTCATGAATATTGATATTAAATCTTCCTGTGGTGCCTACAaaatacactgtgtgtgtgtgttagaggttTTTATGCATTTGAGTTAGTTACTTTTCTCAAACAGATTTTTGGTTAATCACAATGTATTTTAAGGTAAGAAAAACAGAACGTTAAGATTGTattacaaaacaaaaaatgtattcattttaCGTCTCAGCAGCATACATTTTGTCTCTCACTTTGCAATATAGAAAACCATCTGAGCATACAGTATTTAGAATGATCAGTGATA
Encoded here:
- the LOC120057861 gene encoding retinol dehydrogenase 7-like, giving the protein MFLYILGLVAFWFVFRWYRELARVPNKGQKYVYITGCDSGFGNLLARHLDKLGFRVIAACYTEKGEDELKKVSSERLNTVHLDVVSTDSVSNATAFIKTLVGEKGLWAVVNNAGVSVPSGPCDWMTVDDYKSMLDVNLIGVIGVTLSVLPLIKKARGRVVNVASVFGRISAFGGPYCVSKYGVEAFNDSLRMNMSAFGVKVLCLEPGFFKTSVTDLHLLRKNVKTLWDKLPEEIKDQYGHDYPERANVTLEKNVATLLDGDLMKVVSCMEHAISAVHPRTRYSPGWDAKFLWLPMSYLPTWIADKMLLKDMANPTGSIL